The following proteins are co-located in the Gossypium hirsutum isolate 1008001.06 chromosome A02, Gossypium_hirsutum_v2.1, whole genome shotgun sequence genome:
- the LOC107952296 gene encoding protein TRACHEARY ELEMENT DIFFERENTIATION-RELATED 7A has translation MASPINFNFPYFSPPPPPPPHNPVSPPPPPHHPVSPSPPPHHPITPPPPHVHPPPPPAPLPPAPSPSNHTVIIIVFVSCGGVFFLAFLAAALFCFLKKKKKKTVKDMDRVHVDEHLKVKEVIVPGPDGPRAVLLEIEDDIHIGEDIIKTQKTEKGSNLHSTLQNLKDIEEGTKASSSSHHHQLEHKA, from the coding sequence ATGGCTTCTCCTATTAACTTCAACTTCCCTTATTTCTCtccaccaccacctccaccacCACACAATCCAGTTTCTCCACCGCCACCCCCCCACCATCCAGTTTCTCCATCACCACCACCCCACCATCCAATCACTCCACCGCCACCTCATGTACATCCTCCACCACCACCAGCACCACTTCCTCCAGCACCATCACCTAGTAACCATACAGTTATAATAATTGTATTCGTCTCATGCGGCGGCGTGTTCTTCCTAGCATTCCTGGCCGCCGCTCTCTTTTGCTTCctcaagaagaagaagaagaagacggtTAAAGATATGGACAGGGTTCATGTGGATGAACATCTGAAAGTGAAGGAGGTCATTGTTCCTGGTCCCGATGGACCTCGCGCTGTGTTACTTGAGATTGAAGACGATATTCATATCGGTGAAGATATTATAAAGACCCAGAAAACTGAAAAAGGTTCCAATCTCCATTCTACTCTTCAAAATCTTAAAGACATTGAAGAAGGAACTAAAGCTTCTTCAAGTTCTCATCATCATCAACTGGAACACAAAGCTTAG